The following are encoded together in the Mammaliicoccus vitulinus genome:
- a CDS encoding PTS glucitol/sorbitol transporter subunit IIA, whose amino-acid sequence MYQTEIKRIGKDAKAFEAEKMIILFGDNAPNELVDFCYIIDIKQVENEITESNKLSIDGIEYQITKVGSAVKKNLNDLGHITLKFDGSTVAEQSGSLYLENKPLVNIEVGTKIEIK is encoded by the coding sequence ATGTATCAAACAGAGATAAAAAGGATTGGAAAAGATGCGAAAGCATTTGAGGCAGAAAAGATGATTATATTATTTGGAGATAACGCTCCAAATGAATTAGTAGACTTTTGTTATATAATTGATATTAAACAAGTAGAAAATGAAATAACAGAATCTAATAAATTAAGTATAGATGGTATAGAATATCAAATTACTAAAGTTGGTTCAGCTGTGAAGAAAAATTTAAATGACTTAGGACATATCACTTTAAAATTTGATGGAAGTACAGTTGCAGAACAATCAGGATCATTATACTTGGAAAACAAACCATTAGTTAATATTGAAGTAGGAACAAAAATAGAAATTAAATAA
- the srlE gene encoding PTS glucitol/sorbitol transporter subunit IIB, translated as MSQKAKIVKGSGGFGGPLEIGVEGKKDKVMYVTGGHKPDIVDKICEITGGSPVNGFETSVPENEIMVAVIDCGGTLRCGIYPQKGIPTVNIMATGKSGPLRQYITEDIYVSNVDVDQVSVVGDDVSNNKGTSVSTTEQPVEENTAYSKDKKIMETRAEQENKSILTKIGLGAGKVINTFYQAARDAVETMLHTIIPFMGFVALLIGIIQGSGIGDLFAKFMSPLAGNIWGLLVIGFICSLPFLSPLLGPGGVIGQVLGTLIGVEIGKGNIPPNLALPALFAINTQNAADFIPVGLGLAEAETKTIEVGVPSVLYSRFLNGVPRVFVAWLASFGLYK; from the coding sequence ATGAGTCAAAAGGCTAAAATAGTAAAAGGTTCAGGTGGTTTCGGTGGACCACTGGAAATTGGTGTAGAAGGTAAAAAAGACAAAGTTATGTATGTAACAGGTGGTCACAAACCAGATATTGTTGATAAAATTTGTGAAATCACTGGGGGATCTCCAGTAAATGGTTTTGAAACTTCTGTACCAGAAAACGAAATTATGGTAGCAGTAATTGACTGTGGTGGTACATTAAGATGTGGGATTTATCCCCAAAAAGGAATACCAACTGTAAACATTATGGCAACAGGTAAGAGTGGGCCATTAAGACAATATATAACTGAAGATATTTATGTTTCAAATGTAGATGTTGATCAAGTATCAGTAGTTGGAGATGATGTTTCAAATAATAAAGGGACATCCGTCAGTACGACAGAACAACCAGTTGAAGAAAACACAGCATATTCTAAAGATAAAAAAATCATGGAAACAAGAGCAGAACAAGAAAATAAATCAATTTTAACAAAAATCGGTCTTGGTGCTGGTAAAGTAATTAATACTTTCTACCAAGCAGCACGTGATGCAGTCGAAACAATGCTTCATACAATCATACCTTTCATGGGATTTGTAGCTTTATTAATTGGTATTATTCAAGGTTCAGGAATAGGAGATTTATTCGCAAAATTTATGTCGCCATTAGCAGGTAATATATGGGGATTATTGGTAATAGGCTTTATTTGTTCACTTCCATTCTTAAGTCCATTACTAGGACCTGGCGGTGTAATAGGACAAGTATTAGGTACTTTAATTGGTGTTGAAATTGGAAAAGGAAATATACCTCCAAACTTAGCACTTCCAGCATTATTTGCTATCAATACACAGAATGCGGCTGACTTTATACCAGTGGGATTAGGATTAGCAGAAGCAGAAACTAAAACAATAGAAGTTGGCGTACCATCTGTACTATATTCACGGTTCTTAAATGGTGTTCCTAGGGTATTTGTCGCATGGTTAGCAAGCTTTGGACTATATAAATAA